One part of the Symphalangus syndactylus isolate Jambi chromosome 1, NHGRI_mSymSyn1-v2.1_pri, whole genome shotgun sequence genome encodes these proteins:
- the TIMM10 gene encoding mitochondrial import inner membrane translocase subunit Tim10, with the protein MDPLRAQQLAAELEVEMMADMYNRMTSACHRKCVPPHYKEAELSKGESVCLDRCVSKYLDIHERMGKKLTELSMQDEELMKRVQQSSGPA; encoded by the exons ATGGATCCTCTCAGGGCCCAGCAGCTGGCTGCGGAGCTGGAGGTGGAGATGATGGCCGATATGTACAACAG aatGACCAGTGCCTGCCACCGGAAGTGTGTGCCTCCTCACTACAAGGAAGCAGAGCTCTCCAAGGGCGAGTCTGTGTGCCTGGACCGATGTGTCTCTAAGTACCTGGACATCCATGAGCGGATGGGCAAAAAGTTGACAGAGTTGTCTATGCAGGATGAAGAGCTGATGAAGAGGGTGCAGCAGAGCTCTGGGCCCGCATGA